CCACCATTTTTAACCAGTTTTATGCCGATGCCACCTACTATTTCAGTTTTTATGAGGATTTTATCGGGTATAACCTGGGAGTGGATGCCCGATTTGATCAGCTCACCGGACTACCTACTGCTATCCAGGCCTATCGGGTAGCTGCCAACGCTGTTGATAAGGTAACCACACAGGGCTTTTCTATTGGATTGAACTTTTATTTCTGGAACAATTATGTCGTCAATGCCAATTATTCCTGGAACAAACTGAATACAAATTCTGACGATCCGATCATTCCGGCTTTCAACACCCCCGAAAACAAATACAACCTGGGACTCTCGGGAAGAGACATCAATTTAGCCATTGGAGGCCTCAGAATAAAAAACCTGGGCTTCAATATTAACTATAAATGGATAGATAATTTTATATTTGAAGGTTCTCCCCAGTTTACCGGGAAAATTCCCGCTTATTCCCTACTCGATGCACAAATAAATATCAATTCGAAAAAACTGAACAGCACCTTTAAATTAGGGGCTTCCAATTTACTCAACGTCCAGACTTTTCAGGCTTATGGCGGGCCGAGAATCGGAAGGTTACTCTATTTTTCTGTACTTTATGAATTTAAAAAACAATAATTTTTTAGTTACAACTTAATCTTACTTATCAAAAAAACGAAGTTTATGAAAAAATTCAACAATCTTTTATTTTTATTATTTGTCTTTGCCTTCATTCATTTGAATGCCCAGGATACACGGTACATTGACCCAATCTTCAGTAGTGTATCTGTCGAGTCCAATGTCACGTATGCCACTAATATTTCGATTTTGACAGGTGCTCCGGCAGCGACAAACCTTCTTATGGATGTGTACACACCAGACGGAGATGATGTGACTTCACGTCCTGTGTTTGTCGTCATCCACACAGGAAGCTTTCTGCCACAGTATTTCAACGGACAGGTGACCGGTTCCCGATTAGATTCTGCAGTGGTAAATACTTGTAAAAGACTTGCCTCAAGAGGTTATGTAGCCGTTGCTGCAACCTACCGCCAGGGATGGTTACCTTTGGCTGAAGATCAAAATGTTCGGACCAGCACACTGCTCCACGCTGCTTACAGAGGGATTCAGGATATTTACAGTTGTGTTCGCTATCTGCGTTATACAGTAGCCGAAAATGACAATCCATACGGAATTGATCCTGATAAGATTGGTGCATTCGGGTTGGGTACCGGAGGATATATTTCTTTTGGCGTAGGATATCTCGACAGATATGAAGAAACGGTCGTTGATAAATTTATCGACACCGAAACGCTTACTCCTTATATCAATCCTGCGGTTGACGGTGATCCATTGGGATTGGATACGGCTATTTTAAATATGGTCAATTATCCCGACTATGATTCAAAAGTTTCTTTCGTGGTAAACTTAGGAGGTGCCATGGGGGATATTTCATGGTTGGAAGGTAATGATGACGAACCTGCTGCGGTAGGTTTCCACGTGGTGAGTGATCCATTCGCACCTTATGCAAATGGTCCGGTAATTGTTCCTACCACCGGAGATTTTGTCGTCAACGTATCCGGAACCTGGACGGTGATCAATGAAAATAATTTGTCGGGGCAAAACGATATTCTGGCGCCGGTGAACGCTCTTGACAATCCACTCAACCAGATCGTCAATTTCTACAAAACCCAGCAAATTCAATACGGTGGTGAAACCATCACCCTTGCCGTGGACAATATTTACCCGTTTATTATGCCTGGTTACCAGGGCAGCCCATGGGATTGGTGGGATAAGCCAACGCTTGATGTGCTGATTCCTCAAATCAATGCATTGTTCGGTCAAAACTTTAGTGCAGATCAACTCCATAACGACGGACTGATTACGAGCCCGAATATGGGGCCAGAACAAGGCAATGCTTATCTGGACACCGCTTTCATGTATATGTTGCCACGTGCCTGTAATGCTTTTGAATTGGGTGAATGCATGACGGTAAGTGTTGCGAATCCGATAGACAGTAAACTGGTAGACTTTAAGGCTATGCCTATCCCGGCAGACCAATACATCACATTGGAAAGCAAAGAAACTTCTCCAAT
This sequence is a window from Lewinellaceae bacterium. Protein-coding genes within it:
- a CDS encoding T9SS type A sorting domain-containing protein encodes the protein MKKFNNLLFLLFVFAFIHLNAQDTRYIDPIFSSVSVESNVTYATNISILTGAPAATNLLMDVYTPDGDDVTSRPVFVVIHTGSFLPQYFNGQVTGSRLDSAVVNTCKRLASRGYVAVAATYRQGWLPLAEDQNVRTSTLLHAAYRGIQDIYSCVRYLRYTVAENDNPYGIDPDKIGAFGLGTGGYISFGVGYLDRYEETVVDKFIDTETLTPYINPAVDGDPLGLDTAILNMVNYPDYDSKVSFVVNLGGAMGDISWLEGNDDEPAAVGFHVVSDPFAPYANGPVIVPTTGDFVVNVSGTWTVINENNLSGQNDILAPVNALDNPLNQIVNFYKTQQIQYGGETITLAVDNIYPFIMPGYQGSPWDWWDKPTLDVLIPQINALFGQNFSADQLHNDGLITSPNMGPEQGNAYLDTAFMYMLPRACNAFELGECMTVSVANPIDSKLVDFKAMPIPADQYITLESKETSPMLNVYLFDVNGKVIRSYTKIDQSQLTIQRENLPSGVYFVKVKFKEGWLSDQVMFK